One Thiocapsa bogorovii DNA segment encodes these proteins:
- a CDS encoding four helix bundle protein — MQDFRDLLVWVKAHDATLAVYRYTQTFPSDERFGLTFQIRRAAVSVASNIAEGSGRRSDADFARFLSIAFGSASEVEYQALLARDLGYMSDSEHQEIRDRLSEVKRMLSSLIKRLTTENR; from the coding sequence ATGCAGGATTTCCGCGACCTCTTGGTCTGGGTGAAGGCGCATGACGCGACGCTCGCGGTCTATCGTTACACGCAAACCTTCCCATCGGATGAGCGGTTCGGGCTCACATTTCAAATTAGACGGGCCGCCGTTTCGGTAGCTTCCAATATCGCGGAGGGTTCCGGAAGGCGAAGCGACGCAGATTTCGCGCGTTTTCTTTCGATTGCGTTCGGCTCTGCCTCGGAGGTGGAGTACCAAGCACTACTGGCAAGGGATCTAGGCTATATGAGCGATTCCGAGCATCAGGAAATCCGCGACCGACTCTCGGAAGTCAAACGAATGCTCTCATCTTTGATCAAGCGGCTAACCACTGAAAACCGATAG
- the dxs gene encoding 1-deoxy-D-xylulose-5-phosphate synthase → MPDRPSSDTGITLHRYPLLASINSPADLRALPEHLLPSVVNELRGFLVDTVSQTGGHLAAGLGVVELTVGLHYVFDTPDDRLVWDVGHQAYPHKILTGRRDRMPTLRQKDGLSGFPKRCESDYDCFGVGHSSTSISAALGMALAARQQGEGRDAVAIIGDGALSAGMAFEALNHAGSMDIDLVVILNDNEMSISPPVGAITNHLARLLSGKIYTTMREGSKTALRGMPQLRHLVGRWEEHMKGMLMPSTLFEELGFNYIGPIDGHDVHSVVKTLRNIKGMRGQRFLHVVTQKGHGYEPAEGQPVTYHGVTPFDRRTGELRKGASKGPTYTQIFGSWLCDTAEADSRLVGITPAMCEGSGLTVFSKRFPERFFDVGIAEQHAVTLAAGMACEGVKPVVAIYSSFLQRAYDQLIHDVCLQGLDVTFAVDRGGLVGADGATHAGSFDLSFGRPLPKLVIMAPADENECRAMLRTAYEYPGPAMVRYPRGNGPGVAIDPETPALSIGRGEVVRQGSRVSLLAFGSMVTPALTAAEAVDATVANMRFVKPLDGPLIRALAEGHDLLVTVEENSIAGGAGSGVAEWLAAEGIDIPCVHLGLPDRYIDHAEHAQQLAACGLDADGILASVRDAYGVRFPDRDLSAVADAKSAGGARVRHQGAGAA, encoded by the coding sequence ATGCCCGACCGCCCTTCGAGTGACACCGGTATCACCCTGCACCGCTATCCGTTGCTGGCTTCGATCAACTCCCCGGCGGACCTTCGCGCCTTGCCGGAGCATCTGTTGCCTTCGGTCGTCAACGAACTGCGAGGCTTTCTCGTCGACACTGTCTCGCAAACCGGCGGTCATCTTGCTGCCGGTCTCGGCGTGGTCGAGTTGACGGTCGGTTTGCACTACGTCTTCGACACCCCCGACGACCGGCTGGTCTGGGACGTCGGCCACCAAGCCTACCCGCATAAGATCCTGACCGGGCGGCGCGATCGCATGCCCACCTTGCGCCAGAAAGACGGACTCTCCGGCTTTCCCAAGCGCTGCGAGAGCGACTACGACTGCTTCGGCGTCGGCCATTCCAGCACCTCCATCAGTGCCGCGCTCGGGATGGCGTTGGCTGCGAGACAACAAGGCGAAGGCCGCGACGCAGTCGCCATCATCGGCGATGGGGCCTTGAGTGCAGGCATGGCATTCGAGGCACTGAACCACGCGGGCTCGATGGATATCGATCTGGTCGTCATTCTCAACGACAACGAGATGTCCATCTCGCCGCCCGTCGGCGCCATTACAAACCATCTCGCGCGGCTGCTTTCGGGCAAGATCTATACGACCATGCGCGAGGGCAGCAAGACCGCCCTGCGCGGGATGCCGCAGCTGCGTCATCTGGTCGGTCGCTGGGAAGAGCACATGAAAGGCATGTTGATGCCGAGTACCCTGTTCGAGGAGCTCGGGTTCAACTACATCGGCCCCATCGATGGCCACGACGTGCATTCGGTGGTCAAGACCCTTCGCAACATCAAGGGGATGCGCGGTCAACGCTTCCTTCATGTGGTGACCCAGAAGGGCCACGGCTACGAACCTGCCGAGGGCCAGCCGGTCACCTATCACGGGGTGACCCCGTTCGATCGACGCACCGGCGAGCTGCGCAAGGGTGCCTCCAAGGGCCCGACCTACACGCAGATCTTCGGGAGCTGGCTCTGCGACACGGCCGAGGCGGATTCGCGCCTGGTCGGCATCACTCCGGCGATGTGCGAAGGCTCCGGCCTAACGGTCTTTTCGAAACGCTTTCCCGAGCGCTTTTTCGATGTCGGGATCGCCGAGCAGCACGCGGTGACCCTGGCGGCGGGAATGGCCTGCGAGGGCGTTAAACCCGTGGTCGCCATCTATTCGAGCTTCCTGCAGCGCGCCTACGATCAGCTGATCCACGACGTTTGTCTGCAGGGTCTTGACGTCACCTTCGCGGTCGACCGCGGCGGTTTGGTCGGCGCGGACGGGGCGACCCATGCCGGCAGCTTCGATTTGAGCTTCGGCCGGCCGCTTCCCAAGCTCGTCATTATGGCCCCGGCAGACGAGAACGAGTGTCGCGCCATGCTTCGGACCGCGTATGAGTATCCGGGGCCCGCCATGGTTCGCTATCCGCGCGGCAACGGGCCCGGTGTGGCGATCGACCCCGAGACGCCGGCCCTGTCGATCGGTCGCGGCGAGGTCGTCCGGCAGGGGAGCCGGGTGTCCCTGCTCGCCTTCGGCAGCATGGTGACGCCCGCGTTGACGGCAGCAGAGGCCGTGGACGCGACAGTGGCCAATATGCGCTTCGTCAAGCCGCTCGATGGTCCGCTGATCCGGGCGCTGGCCGAGGGCCATGATCTCTTGGTGACCGTCGAGGAGAACAGCATCGCCGGAGGCGCCGGGAGTGGCGTGGCCGAGTGGCTGGCTGCAGAGGGCATCGATATCCCGTGCGTGCATCTCGGGTTGCCGGATCGCTATATCGATCATGCCGAGCATGCCCAACAGCTCGCCGCGTGCGGTTTGGATGCCGACGGAATTCTTGCCTCCGTGCGTGACGCCTACGGGGTTCGGTTTCCCGATCGTGACCTGTCGGCGGTCGCGGACGCGAAGTCCGCGGGCGGCGCACGGGTCAGACACCAGGGCGCCGGCGCCGCATGA
- a CDS encoding ribulose bisphosphate carboxylase small subunit: MSTMQDYQSSLDDPSSRKFETFSYLPEMDQARIRKQVEYIVSKGWNPAIEHSEPENAFDHYWYMWKLPMFGETDVDTILAEAEACHKAHPDNHVRLVGYDNYAQSKGAEMVVFRGKPV, from the coding sequence ATGAGCACCATGCAGGACTATCAATCCAGCCTCGACGATCCGAGCAGCCGTAAGTTCGAGACCTTCTCCTACCTGCCCGAGATGGACCAGGCCCGCATTCGCAAGCAGGTCGAATACATCGTCTCCAAGGGCTGGAATCCGGCCATCGAGCACAGCGAGCCGGAAAACGCCTTCGACCACTACTGGTACATGTGGAAGCTGCCGATGTTCGGCGAGACCGACGTGGACACCATCCTGGCCGAGGCCGAGGCCTGCCACAAGGCACATCCCGACAACCATGTGCGTCTGGTCGGCTACGACAACTACGCCCAGTCCAAGGGCGCGGAAATGGTCGTCTTCCGGGGCAAGCCGGTCTGA
- a CDS encoding DUF945 family protein has protein sequence MRRFLGGTVLTVAILLGLVLAVGPLALGYLAKVGYEDLLADLMKDLPDREILENSFHRGWFDSSAAFEVLIPPDSASQAPLRPTRIRLDSRIEQGPWTWLTTRLPPVLGRVHTRIEVQGFPVALPVLPVSIDLYADGSGRMQLRVPPGETLATSQVMGLRYGSLDGELLVAPGQEAIEFRLMLSEGVLTTPTGPLVRLSDLRFKADRPDAASGTGRLQVASVELEGAAGAVVSATSAPPALRLEGLSATLSHALREGLLDLRLGLAAQQLATASMTYGRSELGLSAERLDAEALADLGKGIRLLASDQVGQEMRGLIAGGLIARLAPRFVASGTRIGVEPIRIETPDGLALGRLDLRLDPGNDSQSRLTSGVVDWLVLLRADGDLELPEAVALDWIARVLGPDIEDRALPTSEPSAEKAGRQEAETLLEGWIREGWVTRRDTRISSALRLGDGLLTVNGKTVPLR, from the coding sequence ATGAGGCGATTTCTCGGCGGGACGGTCCTCACGGTCGCGATCCTGCTCGGCCTCGTTCTCGCGGTCGGACCTCTGGCGCTCGGATATCTCGCCAAGGTCGGCTACGAGGATCTCCTGGCCGATCTCATGAAAGATCTGCCGGACCGGGAGATCTTGGAGAACAGCTTCCATCGAGGCTGGTTTGACTCCAGCGCCGCATTCGAGGTGCTGATCCCGCCTGATTCGGCGTCCCAAGCGCCGCTGCGCCCCACTCGGATTCGACTGGACAGTCGCATCGAGCAAGGGCCTTGGACCTGGCTCACCACGCGCCTTCCCCCCGTCCTAGGTCGTGTCCACACCCGGATCGAGGTCCAGGGGTTCCCGGTTGCCCTGCCGGTGCTGCCGGTGAGTATCGATCTGTATGCGGACGGTTCGGGTCGGATGCAGCTGCGGGTGCCGCCGGGGGAGACCCTAGCGACGTCGCAGGTGATGGGGCTGCGCTACGGATCGCTCGACGGGGAGTTGCTTGTTGCGCCGGGTCAGGAGGCCATCGAGTTTCGTTTGATGCTCTCCGAGGGTGTCCTGACGACGCCGACGGGACCGCTCGTCCGCCTGTCCGATCTCCGATTCAAGGCCGATCGGCCCGATGCTGCTTCCGGCACGGGTCGCTTGCAGGTTGCATCGGTCGAGCTCGAGGGTGCCGCGGGCGCGGTGGTCTCGGCGACATCTGCACCGCCGGCACTGCGGCTTGAGGGCCTCTCGGCAACCCTATCGCACGCGCTTCGCGAGGGTCTCCTGGATCTGCGCCTCGGACTCGCCGCCCAGCAACTCGCCACCGCCTCCATGACCTACGGTCGATCGGAGCTCGGCCTCTCGGCCGAGCGTCTGGACGCCGAGGCCCTCGCCGATCTGGGAAAGGGCATCCGCCTGCTGGCCTCCGACCAGGTCGGGCAAGAGATGCGCGGTCTGATTGCGGGCGGGCTGATCGCGCGTCTGGCACCGCGTTTCGTAGCAAGCGGGACCCGGATCGGCGTCGAGCCAATCCGGATCGAGACCCCCGACGGCCTTGCCTTGGGGCGCCTGGATCTGCGTTTGGACCCAGGCAACGATTCACAGAGCCGGCTGACCTCGGGTGTCGTCGATTGGCTGGTCCTCCTGCGAGCCGACGGTGACCTGGAGCTTCCCGAAGCGGTCGCATTGGACTGGATCGCCCGCGTGCTCGGACCCGACATCGAGGATCGGGCTCTCCCGACGTCGGAGCCTTCGGCCGAGAAAGCCGGGCGCCAGGAGGCGGAGACCCTGCTCGAAGGATGGATCCGCGAGGGTTGGGTCACCCGGCGCGATACCCGGATCTCCTCGGCGTTGCGTCTGGGCGACGGGCTCTTGACCGTCAACGGCAAGACGGTGCCGCTCCGGTAG
- a CDS encoding form I ribulose bisphosphate carboxylase large subunit has protein sequence MAKTYSAGVKEYRETYWMPEYTPSETDLLACFKITPQAGVPREEAAAAVAAESSTGTWTTVWTDLLTDMDHYKGRAYAIEDVPGNDDAFYAFIAYPIDLFEEGSVVNVFTSLVGNVFGFKAVRALRLEDVRFPIAYVMTCNGPPHGIQVERDIMNKYGRPMLGCTIKPKLGLSAKNYGRAVYECLRGGLDFTKDDENVNSQPFMRWRQRFDFVMDAIDKSERETGERKGHYLNVTAPTPDEMFKRAEYAKEIGAPIIMHDYITGGFCANTGLAQWCRDNGVLLHIHRAMHAVLDRNPNHGIHFRVLTKILRLSGGDHLHTGTVVGKLEGDRESTIGWIDLLRESYVKEDRSRGIFFDQDWGAMPGAFAVASGGIHIWHMPALVSIFGDDAVLQFGGGTLGHPWGNAAGAAANRVALEACVEARNQGVQIEKEGKEILTNAAKHSPELKIAMETWKEIKFEFDTVDKLDVSHK, from the coding sequence ATGGCAAAGACCTACAGCGCGGGCGTCAAAGAGTATCGCGAAACATATTGGATGCCGGAATACACCCCGTCGGAGACCGACCTCCTAGCCTGTTTCAAGATCACCCCGCAAGCCGGCGTTCCGCGTGAAGAGGCCGCTGCCGCCGTTGCCGCCGAGTCGTCCACCGGCACCTGGACCACGGTCTGGACCGACCTGCTGACCGACATGGACCACTACAAGGGCCGCGCCTACGCCATCGAGGACGTCCCGGGGAACGACGACGCCTTCTATGCCTTCATCGCCTACCCGATCGACCTCTTCGAAGAAGGCTCGGTCGTCAACGTCTTCACCTCGCTGGTCGGCAACGTCTTCGGCTTCAAGGCCGTGCGTGCCCTGCGCCTGGAAGACGTGCGTTTCCCGATCGCCTATGTGATGACCTGCAACGGCCCGCCGCACGGCATCCAGGTCGAGCGCGACATCATGAACAAGTATGGCCGCCCGATGCTCGGCTGCACCATCAAGCCCAAGCTGGGTCTGTCGGCCAAGAACTACGGCCGTGCCGTCTACGAGTGTCTGCGCGGCGGTCTGGACTTCACCAAGGACGACGAGAACGTCAACTCGCAGCCCTTCATGCGCTGGCGTCAACGCTTCGATTTCGTCATGGACGCGATCGACAAGTCCGAGCGCGAGACCGGCGAGCGCAAGGGCCATTACCTGAACGTCACCGCACCGACCCCGGACGAGATGTTCAAGCGTGCCGAGTATGCCAAAGAGATCGGCGCGCCCATCATCATGCACGACTACATCACCGGCGGCTTCTGCGCCAACACCGGCCTGGCCCAGTGGTGTCGCGACAACGGCGTGCTGCTGCACATCCATCGCGCCATGCATGCCGTGCTCGACCGCAACCCGAACCACGGTATCCATTTCCGTGTGTTGACCAAGATCCTGCGCCTGTCCGGCGGCGACCATCTGCATACCGGCACCGTCGTCGGCAAGCTCGAGGGCGACCGCGAGTCGACCATCGGCTGGATCGACCTGCTGCGTGAGTCCTATGTCAAGGAAGACCGTTCGCGCGGCATCTTCTTCGATCAGGACTGGGGCGCCATGCCCGGTGCCTTCGCGGTCGCCTCCGGCGGCATCCACATCTGGCACATGCCTGCGCTGGTCAGCATCTTCGGCGACGACGCCGTCCTGCAGTTCGGCGGCGGCACCCTGGGCCATCCCTGGGGCAACGCAGCCGGCGCCGCGGCCAACCGTGTCGCGCTCGAAGCCTGCGTCGAGGCCCGTAACCAGGGCGTCCAGATCGAGAAGGAAGGCAAGGAGATCCTCACCAACGCCGCCAAGCACAGCCCCGAGCTCAAGATCGCCATGGAGACCTGGAAGGAGATCAAGTTCGAGTTCGATACCGTCGACAAGCTCGACGTGTCGCATAAGTAA
- a CDS encoding LysR family transcriptional regulator produces MHVSLRQLKVFEAVARHLSYTRAAEELHLSQPAVSMQVRQLEEEAGLSLFERLGNRILLTEAGREVYDYGRTINSALQEMEEVLESLKGVSRGRLHLAVASTVNYFAPRLLAIFHQRYPGIGLQLDVTNREQLVRMLCDNTVDLVLMGVPPTDMDVESEAFMANPLVVIAPPGHPLASEPAISLAQLAEEVFVMREPGSGTRQTMERFFGERGLAIRHGMQMTRNEAVKQAVRSGLGLSVVSLHTIELELETRRLVMLDVQGFPDQRQWYLVYRRGKRLSPAANAFREFVLTEAALIAAPKSLSRLSEGGA; encoded by the coding sequence GTGCACGTCTCGCTCCGGCAACTTAAGGTCTTCGAGGCGGTGGCGCGCCACCTCAGTTACACGCGAGCCGCCGAGGAGTTGCATTTGAGTCAGCCGGCAGTCTCGATGCAGGTGCGGCAGCTCGAAGAGGAGGCCGGATTGTCCCTGTTCGAGCGTCTCGGCAATCGCATCCTGCTGACCGAGGCCGGTCGGGAGGTCTACGACTACGGCCGGACCATCAACAGCGCATTGCAGGAGATGGAGGAGGTGCTCGAGTCCCTGAAAGGGGTCAGCCGAGGTCGGCTGCACCTTGCGGTCGCGAGCACGGTCAACTACTTTGCGCCGCGCCTCTTGGCGATCTTCCATCAGCGCTACCCGGGGATCGGTTTGCAGCTCGACGTCACCAATCGCGAGCAACTGGTGCGCATGCTGTGCGACAACACGGTCGATCTCGTGTTGATGGGGGTGCCTCCGACTGACATGGATGTCGAGTCCGAGGCATTCATGGCAAACCCGTTGGTGGTGATCGCGCCGCCCGGTCATCCGCTCGCGAGCGAGCCGGCGATCAGTCTCGCGCAGCTGGCCGAGGAGGTCTTCGTGATGCGCGAGCCCGGCTCGGGTACGCGGCAGACGATGGAGCGCTTCTTCGGCGAGCGCGGTCTAGCGATCCGCCACGGGATGCAAATGACCCGCAACGAGGCCGTGAAACAGGCGGTCCGCTCCGGGCTGGGGCTGAGTGTCGTGTCGCTCCATACCATCGAGCTGGAGCTCGAGACCCGGCGGCTGGTCATGCTGGATGTGCAGGGCTTCCCGGACCAGCGGCAGTGGTATCTGGTCTATCGCCGGGGCAAGCGCCTCTCGCCTGCGGCCAACGCCTTTCGGGAGTTCGTGCTGACGGAGGCCGCACTCATCGCCGCGCCCAAAAGCCTTTCTCGGCTGTCGGAAGGTGGCGCCTGA
- a CDS encoding CbbQ/NirQ/NorQ/GpvN family protein: MSEIDRNQYLIKDEPYYRPVQNEVVMYEAAYDARMPVMLKGPTGCGKSRFVEYMAWKIGAPLITVACNEDMTASDLVGRFLLDINGTKWQDGPLTVAARIGAICYLDEVVEARQDTTVVIHPLTDHRRQLPLEKKGELVHAHPDFQIVISYNPGYQSLMKDLKQSTKQRFGALDFDYPSADIETEIVAHEGHVDKATAEKLVQVAQRSRNLKGHGLDEGMSTRLLVYAAQLIGKGIDPQSACRMALVRPLTDDPDMRDTLDAAVSTYF; this comes from the coding sequence ATGAGCGAGATCGACCGCAACCAATATCTGATCAAGGACGAGCCCTATTACCGCCCCGTGCAGAACGAGGTCGTCATGTACGAGGCGGCCTACGACGCCCGCATGCCGGTGATGCTCAAAGGACCGACCGGATGCGGTAAATCGCGCTTCGTCGAATACATGGCCTGGAAGATCGGCGCCCCGCTCATCACGGTTGCCTGCAACGAGGACATGACCGCCTCCGACCTGGTCGGGCGTTTTCTGCTGGACATCAACGGCACCAAATGGCAGGACGGCCCGCTCACGGTGGCCGCACGCATCGGCGCCATCTGCTATCTGGACGAGGTCGTCGAGGCCCGCCAGGACACCACGGTCGTCATCCATCCGCTAACCGACCATCGCCGCCAGCTTCCGCTCGAGAAGAAGGGCGAGCTGGTGCACGCGCACCCCGATTTTCAGATCGTCATCTCCTACAACCCCGGCTACCAGAGCCTGATGAAGGATCTGAAGCAATCGACCAAGCAGCGTTTCGGTGCCCTGGACTTCGACTACCCCTCGGCCGATATCGAGACCGAGATCGTCGCCCACGAGGGTCATGTCGACAAGGCGACCGCCGAGAAGCTGGTCCAGGTCGCCCAACGCAGCCGCAATCTCAAGGGTCACGGGCTCGACGAAGGCATGTCCACCCGCCTGCTGGTCTATGCCGCCCAACTCATCGGGAAGGGCATCGATCCACAATCCGCCTGCCGGATGGCGTTGGTCCGACCGCTGACCGATGATCCGGATATGCGCGATACGCTGGATGCGGCGGTGAGTACATATTTTTAG
- a CDS encoding DUF3322 domain-containing protein, which yields MSWTTAADLKAQLNRLWERGDLLRPLVTDDVAGASGFPLRLRLKGPGSADLADRFEAVRAWIAELTAVPRLRIEWRAVNHRVLGPQRLPETLWVDRLEDALALIGRRGDAARFRRCLEMTRSRQPALLDWLAKRPLQAIALAEDWERLLAVVDWLSRHPRPRIYIRQVDIPGVHSKFIEAHRGVLSELFDLVLPATAVDAERVGVGRFAARYGFLDKPNRIRFRLLDDAVPLLPGPVRADITLDAEGFARLAIPIRHVFITENETNFLAFPYAAASLVVFGSGYGWEALSRAEWLGACTLHYWGDIDTHGFAILDQLRTRFRKVASFLMDRDTLVAHEAFWGEESDQVMHDLPRLSASERPLFDDLRDNRIRKGLRLEQERIGFTWVETALADALLDNSGRAVEEIDTIAAPIRRCSSSLP from the coding sequence ATGAGCTGGACAACGGCGGCGGATCTCAAGGCGCAGCTGAACCGACTCTGGGAGCGCGGCGATCTGCTGCGCCCTCTGGTCACGGACGACGTGGCCGGCGCGAGCGGATTCCCGCTGCGTCTGCGATTGAAGGGACCCGGCTCCGCAGATCTGGCCGATCGGTTCGAGGCGGTGCGGGCTTGGATCGCCGAGCTGACGGCCGTCCCGCGTCTGCGGATCGAATGGCGCGCGGTCAATCATCGCGTGCTCGGCCCTCAGCGTCTGCCCGAGACCCTCTGGGTCGACCGACTCGAGGACGCGCTCGCCCTGATCGGCCGACGGGGCGATGCGGCCCGGTTCAGGCGTTGCCTGGAGATGACGCGATCGCGACAGCCGGCGCTGCTCGATTGGCTCGCCAAACGACCCTTGCAGGCCATCGCGCTCGCCGAGGACTGGGAACGCCTGCTGGCGGTGGTGGACTGGCTGAGCCGCCACCCGCGCCCGAGGATCTACATCCGGCAGGTCGACATCCCCGGCGTCCACAGCAAGTTCATCGAGGCGCACCGCGGCGTCCTCTCGGAGCTTTTCGATCTTGTCCTGCCGGCGACCGCGGTCGATGCCGAACGCGTCGGCGTCGGTCGGTTCGCCGCCCGCTACGGCTTTCTCGACAAGCCCAACCGGATCCGGTTTCGCCTGCTCGATGACGCCGTTCCCTTGCTGCCTGGACCGGTGCGAGCCGACATCACACTGGATGCCGAGGGTTTCGCCCGGCTCGCGATCCCGATTCGGCACGTCTTCATCACCGAGAACGAGACCAACTTTCTCGCCTTCCCCTACGCGGCCGCCTCGCTGGTCGTCTTCGGTTCCGGCTATGGGTGGGAAGCGCTATCCCGGGCCGAGTGGCTCGGGGCCTGCACCCTGCACTACTGGGGCGACATCGACACCCACGGCTTCGCCATTCTCGACCAGCTCCGCACCCGATTCCGCAAGGTCGCCTCCTTCCTGATGGACCGCGACACCCTGGTGGCGCACGAGGCCTTCTGGGGCGAGGAGTCCGATCAGGTCATGCACGATCTGCCGCGCCTCTCGGCGTCGGAGCGGCCCCTGTTCGATGATCTGCGCGATAACCGCATCCGCAAAGGGCTGCGTCTGGAGCAGGAACGGATCGGGTTCACATGGGTGGAGACGGCGCTCGCGGATGCGCTGCTCGACAACAGCGGCCGGGCGGTGGAGGAGATCGACACGATCGCCGCACCGATCAGGCGTTGTTCATCATCCCTGCCGTAG
- a CDS encoding glutaredoxin family protein has product MSGFLRILFLASLSVVPSIVFAASSDRHADPLPDPVPDWVVTDAEGEIRVPLYVYWSRTCPHCKAALAFLDRLRQETPWIQVRSYELAADRAHVRRYVEMAAALGEEARSVPAFFVCGRMLTGFDDAEGVGAQLVGLARVCRQVAGQGGALDAEAPVSPPFDGIRVPLLGDLDPGAMSVPVFTLLLAGLDAFNPCAFFVLFFLLSLMVHARSRTRMLLIGGTFVLFSGLVYFLFMAAWLNLFLVVGGAAVVTTVAGLVALLVGGLNVKDYFFFRRGPSLSIPDHAKPGLFARMRVLLAADRLGAMLIGTLVLALAANSYELLCTAGFPMVYTRVLTLHDLSAPAYYGYLALYNLIYVLPLLAIVLVFTFTLGAKKLTERQGRILKLLSGLMMLGLGAVMLLAPEMLVHPGVGILLLLFALGTTSLVVIFGKTAA; this is encoded by the coding sequence TTGTCGGGCTTCTTGCGGATTCTTTTTCTGGCCTCGCTGTCGGTGGTGCCGAGCATCGTCTTTGCCGCATCGTCCGATCGGCACGCCGATCCGCTCCCCGATCCCGTCCCGGATTGGGTCGTGACCGACGCCGAAGGCGAAATCCGGGTACCGCTCTACGTCTATTGGTCCCGGACCTGTCCGCATTGCAAAGCGGCCCTCGCTTTTCTGGACAGGTTGCGCCAGGAGACGCCCTGGATCCAGGTCCGTTCCTACGAGCTTGCGGCCGATCGCGCGCATGTCCGGCGCTATGTCGAGATGGCGGCCGCTCTGGGCGAAGAGGCTCGCTCGGTGCCGGCCTTCTTCGTGTGCGGGCGCATGTTGACTGGATTCGACGACGCCGAAGGGGTCGGGGCGCAGCTGGTCGGTCTGGCGCGCGTCTGTCGTCAGGTCGCGGGTCAGGGCGGCGCGCTCGATGCCGAGGCTCCCGTGTCGCCGCCGTTCGACGGCATCCGTGTGCCGCTTTTGGGAGATCTCGATCCCGGGGCCATGTCGGTGCCGGTCTTTACGCTGCTGCTGGCAGGGCTCGATGCCTTTAATCCCTGCGCCTTCTTTGTCCTCTTTTTCCTGCTCAGTCTGATGGTCCATGCCCGCAGCCGGACGCGGATGCTGTTGATCGGCGGTACCTTCGTGCTCTTTTCCGGCTTGGTCTATTTCCTGTTCATGGCCGCTTGGCTGAATCTCTTCCTGGTCGTCGGCGGGGCGGCGGTGGTGACGACGGTCGCCGGGCTGGTCGCGCTGCTGGTCGGCGGGCTGAACGTGAAGGACTATTTCTTCTTCCGCCGGGGACCGAGCCTGTCGATCCCCGACCATGCGAAGCCCGGACTCTTCGCGCGGATGCGCGTTCTGCTGGCGGCGGATCGGCTCGGGGCCATGTTGATCGGAACGCTCGTCTTGGCGTTGGCGGCGAACAGCTACGAGCTGCTCTGCACCGCGGGGTTCCCGATGGTCTACACGCGGGTGCTGACGCTACATGACCTTTCCGCGCCCGCCTATTACGGGTATCTGGCACTCTACAATCTGATCTACGTTCTGCCGCTTCTGGCCATCGTTCTTGTCTTTACCTTCACGCTGGGGGCAAAGAAACTCACCGAGCGCCAGGGGCGAATCCTGAAGCTTCTCTCGGGCCTGATGATGCTGGGGCTGGGGGCTGTCATGCTCCTTGCCCCCGAGATGCTCGTCCATCCGGGCGTCGGCATACTTCTGCTGCTGTTCGCACTCGGGACGACCAGTCTCGTCGTCATCTTCGGTAAGACCGCCGCTTGA